A genomic region of Qingrenia yutianensis contains the following coding sequences:
- a CDS encoding DUF3847 domain-containing protein: MTENEKKLLQVQHRLEEAQARDRAKERNARTRRLIQEGAILEKAFPKAVNMELEDLSQYLKEKLG, translated from the coding sequence ATGACAGAAAACGAGAAAAAGCTGTTACAGGTACAGCACAGACTTGAAGAAGCACAGGCACGGGACAGAGCGAAAGAGAGAAACGCACGGACACGGCGGCTTATACAAGAGGGTGCTATTTTAGAGAAAGCGTTTCCTAAAGCTGTTAATATGGAGCTTGAAGATTTAAGCCAATATCTAAAA